The Pedobacter roseus genome contains a region encoding:
- a CDS encoding type I restriction enzyme HsdR N-terminal domain-containing protein — MELKDEIGQFAVRIKKMLPQVQSEDLTRNALVMPFIQILGFDPSEVQSEAVLDFGVKKSKKVDYTIMKDGEPTILVECKHHDDNLDIHDSRLSKYFRKTKAKYGLLTNGLVYRFYTEKMVRSKKNQEPLFEFKITDTKAATIAKMIEDHKDYFNVDHKQATLAS; from the coding sequence ATGGAATTGAAAGACGAAATAGGGCAATTTGCCGTAAGAATCAAGAAAATGCTTCCACAAGTTCAATCTGAAGATTTAACTAGGAATGCTTTGGTAATGCCTTTTATCCAAATCTTAGGATTTGACCCTTCTGAGGTTCAATCTGAAGCGGTATTAGATTTTGGCGTTAAAAAAAGCAAAAAGGTTGATTACACCATTATGAAAGATGGTGAGCCTACAATTTTAGTAGAATGCAAACACCATGATGATAATTTAGATATCCACGATTCACGATTATCTAAATATTTCCGTAAAACAAAAGCAAAATATGGTTTATTAACCAACGGTTTGGTTTATCGTTTTTACACAGAGAAAATGGTGAGATCAAAGAAAAACCAGGAGCCTTTGTTCGAGTTTAAAATTACCGATACCAAAGCAGCTACCATTGCAAAAATGATCGAAGATCATAAAGATTATTTCAATGTTGATCATAAGCAGGCAACATTAGCAAGCTAA
- the htpG gene encoding molecular chaperone HtpG, with translation MSIQEKGNISIHTENIFPIIKKFLYSDNEIFLRELVSNAVDAVQKIKRLGSLGQFNGEVGTPLVQVAVDKEAKTITISDNGLGMTAEEIKKYINQVAFSGASEFVEKFKDAKDANEIIGKFGLGFYSAFMVADLVEIQTLSYQDGAEPARWVCDGSTEFEITEGTKTTRGTDIILHVNKDSEEFLEESKLQEILDKYAKFLPVPIKFGTKTESVEDGVDEEGKAKHKDVEVDNIINTTNPIWTKAPADLSDEDYLSFYRELYPFSEEPLFWIHLNVDYPFNLTGVLYFPKLKNDFEMQRNKIKLYSRQVFITDEVKDIVPEFLMLLHGVIDSPDIPLNVSRSFLQADSNVKKINNYITKKVADKLGELFVKDRKAYENKWKDIGMFVKYGMISEDKFYDKAKDFALVGNTKNELFTLPEYKEKVSPLQTDKNGTVVYLYTNDAAKQDAFIQSANKKDYDVLVLDSPIDNHFINQLEQKLEKTSIKRVDSSVADKLIEKDEQNEHVLTEDQVKEVTTIFEKAITKPGMHVEIVALHPEELPVTITMDEFMRRMKDMAAMGGGMGFYGQMPDNYKVAINGNHKLISKILNADEAEQSTLAKQAVDLALLAQGMLTGAELTAFVSRSVELI, from the coding sequence ATGAGCATACAGGAAAAAGGAAATATCTCGATACATACCGAGAACATCTTCCCGATAATTAAGAAGTTTTTATACTCTGATAACGAAATTTTTCTTCGTGAATTGGTTTCTAACGCTGTAGATGCGGTTCAGAAAATCAAAAGACTAGGTTCATTAGGTCAGTTTAACGGAGAAGTTGGTACCCCATTGGTACAGGTTGCTGTTGATAAAGAAGCAAAAACCATTACCATTAGCGATAATGGTTTGGGAATGACTGCCGAAGAAATTAAAAAATACATCAACCAGGTTGCATTTTCTGGCGCAAGTGAGTTTGTAGAAAAATTTAAAGATGCTAAAGATGCTAATGAGATCATCGGTAAATTCGGTTTAGGTTTCTATTCTGCCTTTATGGTGGCTGATTTAGTTGAAATTCAAACTTTATCATATCAGGATGGCGCAGAACCTGCACGTTGGGTTTGCGACGGCAGTACTGAATTTGAAATTACTGAAGGTACTAAAACTACGCGCGGTACCGATATCATCCTTCACGTAAACAAAGACTCTGAAGAGTTTTTGGAAGAAAGCAAACTTCAGGAAATACTGGATAAATATGCTAAGTTTTTACCTGTTCCGATTAAGTTTGGTACCAAAACAGAATCTGTTGAAGATGGCGTTGATGAAGAAGGTAAAGCTAAACACAAGGATGTTGAGGTTGATAACATTATCAATACGACCAACCCAATCTGGACAAAAGCTCCTGCAGATTTGTCAGATGAGGATTATTTAAGTTTTTACCGCGAATTATATCCATTTAGCGAAGAGCCATTATTCTGGATTCACTTAAACGTTGATTATCCATTTAATTTAACGGGTGTATTGTATTTCCCTAAGTTGAAAAACGACTTTGAAATGCAACGCAACAAAATCAAACTTTATTCCCGTCAGGTTTTTATTACCGATGAGGTTAAAGATATTGTACCAGAATTTTTGATGTTATTACACGGTGTAATCGATTCACCTGATATTCCGTTAAACGTATCGCGTAGTTTCTTACAGGCCGATAGCAACGTTAAAAAGATCAACAACTACATTACCAAAAAGGTTGCTGATAAATTAGGCGAACTCTTTGTCAAAGATCGTAAAGCTTACGAAAATAAATGGAAAGACATTGGCATGTTTGTAAAATACGGCATGATTAGCGAAGATAAGTTTTACGATAAAGCGAAAGATTTCGCATTGGTAGGAAACACTAAAAACGAACTTTTCACCCTTCCTGAATATAAAGAAAAGGTATCTCCTTTGCAGACTGATAAAAATGGCACAGTGGTTTATCTATATACCAATGATGCGGCAAAACAGGATGCTTTTATACAATCGGCCAATAAAAAAGATTACGATGTTTTGGTATTGGATTCGCCGATTGATAATCACTTTATTAACCAGTTGGAGCAAAAATTAGAAAAAACATCGATTAAACGTGTTGACTCGAGTGTTGCAGATAAATTAATTGAGAAAGACGAGCAAAATGAGCACGTTTTAACAGAAGATCAGGTAAAAGAAGTGACCACTATTTTCGAGAAAGCAATTACCAAACCAGGTATGCATGTAGAAATTGTGGCTTTACACCCTGAAGAACTGCCTGTAACCATTACCATGGATGAGTTTATGCGTCGTATGAAAGATATGGCTGCTATGGGCGGCGGAATGGGCTTTTATGGCCAGATGCCGGATAATTACAAGGTTGCCATTAACGGAAACCATAAATTGATCAGCAAGATTTTAAATGCTGATGAAGCTGAACAAAGCACTTTGGCTAAACAAGCGGTAGATTTAGCGCTATTGGCTCAAGGTATGTTAACCGGAGCAGAATTAACCGCCTTTGTAAGCAGAAGCGTAGAACTGATTTAA